One region of Trichoderma breve strain T069 chromosome 7 map unlocalized scaffold00007, whole genome shotgun sequence genomic DNA includes:
- a CDS encoding AICARFT/IMPCHase bienzyme domain-containing protein, translating to MSSQKIAIVSVYDKTGLLDLAKGLAQQNVRILASGGTARMIRESGFPVEDVSAITKAPEMLAGRVKTLHPAVHAGILARNLESDEKDLADQNINKVDYVICNLYPFKDTVAKVNVSIPEAVEEIDIGGVTLIRAAAKNHKRVTILSDPNDYAGFLSELEKGEISDSSRNRYALKAFEHTADYDAAISEFFRKEYAGSGDQHMALRYGANPHQKPASAYTANQQLPFKVLSGSPGYINLLDSLNAWPLVKELKEALGKPAAASFKHVSPAGAAIGLPLTPEEKKVYFVNDIEGIDSSPLAQAYARARGADRMSSFGDVIALSDIVDVPTASIISKEVSDGVIAPGYEDAALEILKKKKGGKYLVLQIDPDYTPGPIETRTVYGVTLQQHRNDAEISPKSFTTIITPKDAGALPESAARDLTVATITLKYTQSNSVCYAVNGQVIGLGAGQQSRIHCTRLAGDKADNWWMRFHERVLGIKWKKGTKRPDKSNAIDLLVSGQLPKDGAEREAFEAVFEQIPPPFTPEEREAWMKQLSNVCVSSDAFFPFIDNVFRAARSGVKYIAAPSGSQNDGAVFETAEKLGVTFVQQNTRLFHH from the exons ATGTCTAGCCAGAAGATTGCCATCGTCTCCGTCTACGACAAGACCGGCCTGCTGGACCTAGCTAAGGGTCTCGCCCAGCAGAATGTCCGGATTCTGGCATCTGGCGGCACAGCTCGCATGATCCGCGAGTCTGGATTCCCCGTTGA GGACGTCAgcgccatcaccaaggcGCCAGAGATGCTTGCTGGCCGTGTCAAGACTCTGCACCCTGCTGTCCACGCTGGTATTCTCGCTCGTAACCTCGAATCCGACGAGAAGGACCTTGCAGACCAGAACATCAATAAGGTTGACTACGTCATCTGCAACCTGTACCCCTTCAAGGATACTGTTGCCAAGGTCAACGTCAGCATCCCcgaggccgtcgaggagATTGATATTGGCGGCGTGACGCTCATCCgcgctgctgccaagaacCACAAGAGGGTCACCATCCTCAGCGACCCCAACGACTACGCTGGCTTCTTGagcgagctggagaagggcgagaTCAGTGATTCTAGCCGCAACCGCTATGCTCTCAAGGCCTTTGAGCACACTGCCGACTATGATGCCGCCATCTCAGAGTTCTTCCGCAAGGAGTACGCCGGCTCGGGAGACCAGCACATGGCCCTCCGATACGGTGCCAACCCCCACCAGAAGCCCGCTTCGGCTTATACCGCCAACCAGCAGCTTCCCTTCAAGGTCCTGAGCGGCTCTCCTGGATACATCAACCTCCTCGACTCCCTCAACGCCTGGCCCCtcgtcaaggagctcaaggaggcaCTGGGCAAGCCCGCTGCTGCCAGCTTCAAGCACGTTTCTCCTGCTGGCGCCGCTATCGGACTGCCCCTCACTcccgaggagaagaaggtctACTTTGTCAACGACATTGAGGGCATCGACAGCTCGCCCCTTGCCCAGGCTTATGCTCGTGCCCGTGGTGCCGACCGCATGAGCAGCTTCGGCGACGTCATCGCTTTGAGCGACATTGTCGACGTTCCCACcgccagcatcatctccaaggagGTCTCTGACGGTGTCATTGCCCCCGGCTACGAGGATGCCGCTCTGGAGAtcctcaagaagaagaagggaggcaAGTACCTTGTCCTCCAGATCGATCCCGACTACACTCCCGGTCCCATCGAGACCCGCACCGTCTACGGCGTCACCCTCCAGCAGCACCGCAACGACGCCGAGATCTCTCCCAAGTCCTTCACTACCATCATCACCCCCAAGGATGCCGGCGCCCTCCCCGAGAGCGCCGCCCGCGACCTCACCGTTGCCACCATCACCCTCAAATACACTCAGAGCAACTCCGTCTGCTATGCCGTTAACGGCCAGGTCATCGGCCTCGGCGCCGGCCAGCAGTCCCGCATCCACTGCACCCGTCTGGCGGGTGACAAGGCCGACAACTGGTGGATGCGCTTCCACGAGCGCGTCCTCGGCATCAAGTGGAAGAAGGGCACCAAGCGACCCGACAAGAGCAACGCCATCGACCTTCTCGTCAGCGGCCAGCTCCCCAAGGACGGCGCTGAGCGAGAGGCTTTCGAGGCTGTTTTCGAGCAGATTCCTCCTCCCTTTACCCCTGAGGAGCGCGAGGCTtggatgaagcagctcaGCAACGTCTGTGTCTCCAGTGACGCCTTT TTCCCCTTCATCGACAACGTCTTCCGGGCTGCTCGCTCAGGCGTCAAGTACATCGCCGCCcccagcggcagccaaaACGACGGCGCTGTCTTTGAGACcgctgagaagctgggcgTAACCTTTGTCCAGCAGAACACTCGTCTGTTCCACCACTAA
- a CDS encoding 2-oxoacid dehydrogenases acyltransferase (catalytic domain) domain-containing protein gives MFLQRGSRVLRRQWGASKAMGKMALGNTAPTAPRWFSESRRLYAVKPVLLADIGEGIVECEVIQWFVEPGAHVEEFSPLCEVQSDKASVEITSRFSGVVKKLYYETGEMAKVGKPFVDIDIQGGAEADDAGAPKAAEPSKDGASSSTPAPEPKSQQTEASASVEGQSSQAPKPKGKAAALATPAVRHLSKELKIDILDIDGTGKDGRVLKEDIYKFVQQRDASASASAASQSASTLPQQQLPQTPSYQPGVQTETRVQLTNTQQQMFKTMTRSLNIPHFLYSDEVDFTDLVHLRSRLNKVLSQTPAAPGQVTKLSYLPFIIKAVSMALYQFPILNSRVDIDPATNKPSLIMRSQHNIGVAMDTPSGLLVPVIKDVGSLNILSIAAELSRLQGLAVQGKLTPADFSGGTITVSNIGNIGGTYLSPVIVEREVAILGIGRMRTVPAFDENDNVVKKHVCNFSWSADHRVVDGATMARAAEVIRRVAEEPDVMVMHLR, from the exons ATGTTTCTGCAGCGAGGATCAAGAGTGCTGAGACGGCAGTGGGGGGCTTCCAAGGCCATGGGCAAGATGGCCCTGGGAAACACAGCGCCTACAGCTCCCCGGTGGTTCTCGGAGTCGAGGAGATTATATGCCGTCAAGCCGGTGTTGCTGGCTGATATCGGCGAAG GCATTGTCGAGTGTGAGGTTATCCAGTGGTTCGTCGAGCCCGGCGCGCACGTCGAGGAATTCTCCCCTCTATGCGAGGTCCAGAGCGACAAGGCGTCTGTAGAAATCACAAGCCGCTTCTCCGGCGTCGTCAAGAAGCTTTACTACGAGACGGGCGAGATGGCCAAGGTGGGCAAGCCGTTTGTCGACATTGACATCCAAGGCGGggccgaagccgacgacgccGGCGCGCCCAAGGCGGCCGAACCCAGCAAAGACggagcctcatcttcaacaccagcacccGAGCCAAAGTCGCAGCAGACTGAAGCCAGTGCGTCGGTAGAGGGACAGAGCAGCCAAGCCCCCAAGCCTAAGGGCAAGGCCGCGGCACTGGCGACACCAGCGGTGCGACATCTGTccaaggagctcaagattGATATCCTCGACATCGACGGCACGGGCAAGGATGGCAGGGTCCTGAAAGAGGACATTTACAAGTTTGTGCAGCAGAGGGatgccagcgccagcgcatCGGCTGCTTCACAGTCCGCATCTACACtaccgcagcagcagctaccaCAGACTCCTAGCTACCAGCCCGGCGTGCAGACAGAGACTAGAGTCCAGCTCACCAACACACAGCAGCAAATGTTCAAGACCATGACGCGGTCACTCAACATCCCCCACTTCCTCTACTCGGACGAGGTCGACTTCACAGACCTCGTCCACCTCCGTTCTCGCCTTAACAAGGTCCTCTCCCAGACGCCGGCCGCCCCTGGCCAGGTCACCAAGCTCTCCTACCTccccttcatcatcaaggccgtctcCATGGCGCTGTACCAGTTCCCCATCCTCAACTCACGGGTCGACATTGACCCCGCCACCAACAAGCCCTCCCTCATCATGCGCTCACAGCACAACATTGGCGTAGCTATGGACACCCCCTCAGGCCTGCTCGTGCCCGTCATCAAGGACGTCGGCTCCCTCAACATCCTGTCCATCGCCGCCGAGCTCTCGCGCCTGCAAGGGCTCGCGGTCCAGGGCAAGCTCACGCCCGCCGACTTCTCAGGCGGCACCATCACCGTCTCcaacattggcaacattggcGGCACGTACCTCAGTCCCGTCATCGTCGAGCGCGAGGTGGCCATCCTGGGCATCGGCCGCATGCGCACCGTCCCGGCCTTTGACGAGAACGACAACGTAGTCAAGAAGCACGTGTGCAACTTCTCTTGGAGCGCCGATCACCGTGTCGTTGATGGAGCGACCATGGCTCGGGCCGCTGAAGTGATTCGCCGCGTGGCGGAGGAGCCAGACGTCATGGTCATGCATCTGAGGTAA
- a CDS encoding ribosomal l29 protein domain-containing protein, with product MSSGKVKTAQLWGKNKEELAKQLSELKAELGQLRIQKVASSGSKLNKIHDLRKSIARVLTVTNATQRNQLRLFYKKSKYLPLDLRPKQTRAIRRRLSPEDKARVLEKTKKRNTHFPQRKFAIKA from the exons ATG TCGTCGGGAAAAGTCAAGACTGCCCAGCTCTGGGGCAAGAACAAGGAGGAGTTGGCCAAGCAGCTCTCTGAGCTCAAGGCTGAACTCGGCCAGCTCCGCATCCAGAAGGTTGCCTCCTCCGGCTCCAAGCTGAACAAGAT CCACGATCTGCGAAAGTCCATCGCTCGTGTCTTGACCGTCACCAACGCCACTCAGCGCAACCAGCTCCGCCTCTTCTACAAGAAGTCCAAGTACCTGCCTCTTGACCTCCGCCCCAAGCAGACCCGTGCCATCCGCCGCCGATTATCACCTGAGGACAAGGCCCGTGTTCTGgagaagaccaagaagcGCAACACTCACTTCCCCCAGCGCAAGTTCGCCATCAAG GCCTAA
- a CDS encoding ribosomal protein l6e domain-containing protein: MSAKPTTKQFGKSTREVPASADQAKKWYPADDESEPKKVRKAVRTWAPRKTLQPGTVLILLAGRFRGKRVVLLKTLDQGVLLVTGPFKINGVPLRRVNARYVIATSYKVDISGLDAAKIEEISQPKYFTAEKAKEKASAEAFFKQGEKPQKKEINSSRAADQKAVDKALLASIKKVDLLASYLASTFSLRKGDKPHEMAW, from the exons ATGTCGGCCAAGCCCACGACCAAGCAGTTCGGGAAGTCGACCCGGGAGGTTCCCGCCTCCGCGGACCAGGCGAAGAAGTGGTACCCtgccgacgacgagagcGAACCGAAGAAG GTTCGCAAGGCCGTCCGAACTTGGGCCCCCCGAAAGACCCTCCAGCCTGGTACCGTCCTGATCCTCCTCGCTGGCCGCTTCCGCGGCAAGCGTGTCGTCCTCCTCAAGACTCTTGACCAGGGTGTTCTCCTCGTCACTGGTCCCTTCAAGATCAACGGCGTTCCCCTGCGAAGAGTTAACGCCCGATACGTCATCGCCACCTCCTACAAGGTCGACATCTCCGGCCTTGACGCCGCCAAGATCGAGGAGATCTCTCAGCCCAAGTACTTCACCGCcgagaaggccaaggagaaggctTCCGCTGAGGCTTTCTTCAAGCAGGGAGAGAAGCCCCAG aagaaggagatcaacagcagccgtgCTGCCGACCAGAAGGCTGTCGACAAGGCTCTGCTTGCTAGCATCAAGAAGGTGGATCTGTTGGCCAGCTACCTCGCCAGCACCTTCAGCCTGCGGAAGGGTGACAAGCCCCACGAGATGGCGTGGTAA
- a CDS encoding ATP10 protein domain-containing protein, with product MPSPRTLELALSGLLLSSTRSAAASCSRCQWRAFTASAALAARAEKPAAGASMDPKATVAGTPIEAPRSYGKRVEGGFTPKPLPRPIGMALPPLPGENTGIDSRSMQQRKEDFVNYDKHLQRRKELTAKISRPYFRDWGNLQYHEGKSFIAPPRLFKAELSLFFPNLYGQTLVKNDKSPRDTTPLLSGRASVVSIFSSQWAERQVESFISKEANPLLHQVLESSGDEAQLVRINYEDNNGKALLVKLFMGGLRKRFGEKNWDKYFLVQRGITDEIRESIGLLNSKVGYTYLVDHHCRIRWAGSGSGHPDELESLAKGLGKLVDDIKKEALLPATAREKLPGKPHLEKTKGSD from the exons ATGCCATCGCCACggacgctggagctggcccTCAGCGGCCTCCTCCTTTCAAGTACGAGATCTGCTGCCGCCTCATGCAGTCGCTGCCAATGGCGCGCATTTACCGCCTCCGCAGCGCTGGCCGCAAGGGCAGAGAAGCCGGCCGCGGGCGCCTCGATGGACCCCAAGGCGACCGTCGCCGGAACGCCGATTGAGGCGCCGCGAAGCTACGGGAAACGAGTCGAGGGCGGCTTCACACCAAAGCCGCTGCCCCGACCAATTGGCATGGCGCTGCCTCCTCTGCCGGGCGAGAACACGGGCATTGACAGCCGCTCTATGCAGCAGCGCAAGGAGGACTTTGTCAACTATGATAAGCATCTGCAGAGGCGCAAGGAGCT GACTGCCAAGATATCAAGACCGTACTTTCGCGATTGGGGTAACCTGCAATACCACGAGGGCAAGTCTTTCATTGCGCCGCCCCGCCTCTTCAAAGCCGagctctccctcttcttccccaaccTCTACGGCCAAACACTCGTCAAGAACGATAAATCTCCTCGCGATACCacccctcttctctccggTAGAGCATCCGTCGtgtccatcttcagcagTCAGTGGGCCGAGCGACAGGTCGAAAGCTTTATATCAAAGGAAGCCAATCCGCTACTCCACCAGGTGCTGGAGTCCAGTGGCGATGAAGCACAGCTCGTCAGAATCAATTACGAGGATAACAATGGGAAAGCTCTACTAGTGAAGCTTTTCATGGGAGGGCTGCGCAAGAGGTTTGGAGAGAAGAATTGGGACAAGTACTTTCTCGTGCAGAGGGGCATTACCGACGAGATCCGAGAATCAATAGGCCTACTCAACAGCAAGGTCGGCTATACATATCTGGTTGATCACCACTGCAGGATACGATGGGCTGGAAGTGGGTCAGGTCACCCGGATGAGTTGGAGAGTCTGGCCAAGGGGCTTGGAAagcttgttgatgatatTAAAAAGGAGGCTTTACTGCCCGCAACCGCGCGAGAGAAGCTGCCTGGCAAGCCTCACCTGGAAAAAACAAAGGGTTCGGACTAG
- a CDS encoding peptidase family m49 domain-containing protein, with translation MKPEDLKHYLADQPPSVVRLEIEKHFGLLTDQQKRYAHFISKAAFAGSRIVLRQLSPESEPIYDLIIALHKSANGDWNALAQKAGVEESELTLFLEYVAMFLGNMGNYKSFGDAKFIPRCSEKTVSALAATSPEAQKFYDATKGAIFSHEDPGSMHLGFLDAGHMTTYYPDSKGITKSEIEAVSAWMEEKRLLPENTRLRKTADGFDILIASAVTSVPADGGDIGKETRFTVENGPLKGKTISLVYGDYAEEMKNITAYIKQAAANADNENQKNMHLAYAKSFETGSLEAFKDSQRFWIKDKGPSVECNIGFIETYRDPAGVRGEWEGFASMVNQERTRAFGELVEASPSLIPLLPWGKEFEKDKFLSPDFTSLEVMTFANSGIPAGINIPNYDDIRQTEGFKNVSLGNVLSAKAPNEKIPFIREEDLAVYQANRDAAFEVQVGLHELTGHGCGKLLQETADGVYNFDKENPPVSPVTQKPIATWYKPGQTWSSVFGPIAASYEECRAELVAMHLSCEFPVLKIFGFGDGSEDINGPAGDVLYASYLSMARAGLASLEMWDPKSQKWGQAHSQARFSILKSFLEAGDDFCKLDYTKDDLSDLTIKLDRSKILTAGRDAVAKYLQKLHVYKSTADVKTGTDFYTQMSTVGLDFWGTKVRQVVLDNKQPRKVFIQANTTLDEATGTVSIKHYDATLLGMIQSWADRDL, from the exons ATGAAGCCTGAGGACCTTAAGCACTACCTGGCGGATCAGCCACCCTCCGTCGTCCGCCTCGAGATTGAGAAGCACTTTGGTCTCTTGACTGACCAACAGAAGCGATATGCTCACTTTATCAGCAA GGCTGCGTTTGCCGGTTCCAGGATTGTCCTGCGCCAGCTCTCTCCAGAGTCAGAGCCCATCTACGACTTGATCATCGCCCTTCACAAGTCGGCCAATGGCGACTGGAATGCACTGGCTCAAAAGGCCGGTGTTGAAGAGTCCGAACTGACCCTTTTCCTCGAATATGTGGCCATGTTTCTTGGCAACATGGGCAACTATAAGAGCTTTGGCGATGCCAAGTTTATCCCCAGATGCAGCGAAAAGACTGTTTCCGCTCTGGCTGCCACATCCCCTGAAGCACAAAAGTTCTACGATGCCACCAAAGGCGCCATCTTCAGCCATGAGGACCCAGGTTCGATGCATCTTGGATTCCTCGACGCTGGCCACATGACCACCTACTACCCCGATTCTAAGGGCATCACCAAGAGCGAGATTGAGGCTGTCTCGGCctggatggaagagaagagactgtTGCCCGAGAACACCAGGCTGCGAAAGACCGCGGATGGTTTTGATATTCTCATTGCTTCAGCCGTTACCAGCGTCCCCGCTGACGGAGGCGACATTGGAAAGGAAACTCGATTCACCGTTGAAAATGGAcccctcaagggcaagaccATCAGCCTTGTCTATGGTGACTATGctgaggagatgaagaacatTACTGCCTATATCAAgcaggctgctgccaacgcGGACAATGAAAATCAGAAGAACATGCACCTGGCATATGCCAAGTCGTTCGAGACTGGATCCTTGGAGGCATTCAAGGACAGCCAGCGTTTCTGGATCAAGGATAAGGGTCCTAGTGTCGAGTGCAACATCGGCTTCATTGAAACTTATCGTGACCCTGCTGGTGTTCGTGGTGAATGGGAGGGTTTCGCATCCA TGGTTAACC AGGAGCGTACTCGCGCTTTCGGGGAGCTGGTCGAGGCTTCACCTTCTCTCATCCCTCTGCTACCCTGGGGCAAGGAATTTGAGAAGGACAAGTTCCTTTCTCCAGACTTTACTTCTCTGGAAGTGATGACATTCGCAA ACTCTGGGATTCCCGCCGGTATCAACAT TCCCAACTACGACGACATCCGACAGACTGAGGGATTCAAGAATGTGTCCCTTGGAAACGTGCTGAGCGCCAAGGCTCCTAATGAAAAGATCCCCTTCATCCGCGAGGAAGATTTGGCCGTGTACCAGGCAAACCGTGATGCCGCCTTTGAGGTTCAAGTTGGCCTTCACGAGCTGACTG GCCACGGATGCGGCAAGCTCTTGCAAGAGACCGCTGATGGAGTATACAACTTCGACAAGGAGAATCCTCCTGTCAGCCCTGTTACCCAAAAGCCCATCGCCACCTGGTACAAGCCTGGCCAGACCTGGAGCTCGGTCTTTGGACCCATCGCCGCCTCATATGAGGAATGCCGTGCAGAATTGGTTGCTATGCACCTGAGCTGCGAATTCCCCGTCCTGAAGAtctttggatttggagacGGATCAGAAGACATCAACGGCCCCGCTGGAGATGTCCTCTACGCATCTTACCTCTCCATGGCTCGTGCTGGTCTCGCTTCTCTGGAGATGTGGGATCCCAAGAGCCAGAAATGGGGACAGGCACACAGCCAGGCTCGATTCTCAATTCTCAAGTCATTCCTCGAAGCCGGCGACGATTTCTGCAAGTTGGATTATACCAAGGATGATCTCTCTGATTTGACCATCAAGCTGGACAGGTCCAAGATTCTCACAGCTGGTCGTGACG CTGTTGCCAAATATCTTCAGAAACTTCACGTTTATAAGTCAACTGCGGATGTGAAGACTGGTACCGACTTTTACACCCAGATGAGCACCGTTGGCTTGGACTTCTGGGGCACCAAGGTCCGCCAGGTTGTTCTTGATAACAAGCAGCCTCGCAAGGTCTTCATCCAGGCCAACACTACCTTGGATGAGGCCACTGGCACTGTGTCGATCAAGCACTACGATGCTACGCTCTTGGGAATGATTCAGAGCTGGGCCGACAGAGACTTGTAA
- a CDS encoding emp24/gp25L/p24 family/GOLD domain-containing protein: protein MHLLSAARTFLAAAMAFQAVVAHNIVLPARGIECFHESLHKDDKMTVTFQVGDREFGSAGNLDIDFWIMNPIGEYQINERTVSNGDHSFTAIHDGKYTYCFGNQHWVANTKEVSFNVHGIVYVNEADSPSDPLESEVRRLSDLLAQIKDEQQYIVVRERTHRNTAESTNSRVKWWNLFVIGIVIGESLFQVWWLRRFFEVKRVV from the exons ATGCATCTCCTTTCAGCTGCGAGGACgttcctcgccgccgccatggccttCCAGGCTGTGGTGGCGCACAACATCGTGCTGCCGGCCCGTGGCATCGAGTGCTTCCACGAGAGCCTCCACAAGGACGACAAGATGACCGTCACCTTCCAGGTCGGCGACCGCGAGTTTGGCAGTGCAGGCAACCTCGACATTGATTTCTGG ATCATGAACCCCATAGGCGAGTACCAGATCAACGAGAGGACAGTTTCCAACGGCGATCACTCCTTCACGGCCATCCACGACGGCAAATACACCTACTGCTTCGGCAACCAGCACTGGGTCGCCAACACCAAGGAGGTCTCCTTCAACGTCCACGGCATTGTATATGTCAACGAAGCAGACAGCCCCAGCGATCCTCTCGAGTCTGAAG TCCGACGTCTATCCGATCTCCTTGCCCAGATCAAGGACGAGCAGCAGTACATCGTCGTCCGCGAGCGCACCCACCGCAACACCGCCGAGAGCACAAACTCCCGAGTCAAGTGGTGGaacctcttcgtcatcggcatcgtcattgGTGAATCCCTCTTCCAGGTCTGGTGGCTGCGTCGCTTCTTCGAGGTCAAGCGAGTGGTCTGA
- a CDS encoding ADP-ribosylation factor family domain-containing protein: MGLAFSKIFDKLWGKKEMRILMVGLDAAGKTTILYKLKLGEIVTTIPTIGFNVETVEYKNIQFTVWDVGGQDKIRPLWRHYFQNTQGIIFVVDSNDRDRIVEAREELQRMLNEDELRDAILLVFANKQDLPNAMNAAEITDKLGLHSLRQRAWYIQSTCATSGDGLYEGLEWLATTLRKAGHQ, translated from the exons ATGGGTCTCGCCTTTTCTAAGATTTTCGACAAGCTGtgggggaagaaggagatgagaATTCTCATGGTCGGTCTCGATGCCGCCGGTAAAACCACCATTCTGTACAAGCTGAAGCTTGGTGAAATCGTCACCACCATCCCCACTATTG GCTTCAACGTCGAGACTGTTGAGTACAAGAACATCCAGTTCACCGTGTGGGATGTCGGTGGTCAGGACAAGATCCGTCCTCTGTGGAGACACTACTTCCAGAACACCCAgggcatcatcttcgtcgtgGACAGCAACGATCGGGATCGTATCGTCGAGGCCCGAGAGGAACTTCAGCGTATGCTGAACGAGGATGAGCTGCGAGATGCCATCCTGCTCGTCTTCGCCAACAAGCAGGATCTGCCC AACGCCATGAACGCTGCCGAGATCACCGACAAGCTCGGCCTTCACAGCCTGAGACAACGCGCCTGG TACATCCAGTCGACTTGTGCCACATCCGGAGATGGTCTGTACGAGGGTCTCGAATGGCTCGCCACCACTCTCCGAAAGGCTGGTCACCAGTAA
- a CDS encoding shikimate kinase domain-containing protein, with product MMSFDTTYTVPQGQKSPSAAALPSIQATATSTSLKTETPVNVAGQAGEHTHIWLVTGPAGCGKSSVAEYMANALNMPYIEGDSFHTPANVEKMRNGIPLTDADRWDWLTALRDESMRLISEGQMGVVMTCSALKRKYRDVIRVAAYYDHRLLIHFIYLDASEELLLQRVTKRQNHYMGANMVHSQFDILERPSQNETDVITIDVSRTLAEVQQDALARAIKTMESDHDSQ from the exons ATGATGTCCTTCGATACCACATATACAGTTCCTCAGGGACAAAAATCACCATCCGCAGCTGCTCTGCCATCCATCCAGGCTACTGCCACCAGCACATCTCTCAAAACGGAGACTCCGGTCAACGTTGCCGGACAGGCCGGCGAACACACGCACATCTGGCTTGTTACTGGCCCTGCAGGATGTGGCAAGAGCAGCGTCGCTGAGTATATGGCAAACGCCCTCAACATGCCTTACATTGAAGGCGATTCG TTTCACACCCCAGCCAATGTCGAAAAGATGAGGAACGGCATTCCTCTCACCGATGCGGACCGCTGGGACTGGCTGACAGCCCTTCGCGATGAATCCATGCGCCTAATCAGTGAGGGCCAGATGGGCGTCGTCATGACCTGCTCTGCCCTGAAGCGAAAGTACCGAGACGTTATCCGCGTTGCTGCGTACTACGACCACCGCCTGCTCATCCACTTCATCTACCTTGATGCCTctgaggagctgctgctgcagcgaGTCACCAAGCGCCAGAACCACTACATGGGCGCCAACATGGTGCACAGCCAGTTCGATATCCTGGAGCGACCTTCTCAAAACGAAACAGatgtcatcaccatcgaTGTAAGCCGAACCCTGGCCGAGGTGCAGCAGGATGCTCTTGCTAGGGCCATTAAGACCATGGAGAGTGACCACGACAGCCAATAG